One window of Daphnia carinata strain CSIRO-1 chromosome 7, CSIRO_AGI_Dcar_HiC_V3, whole genome shotgun sequence genomic DNA carries:
- the LOC130699095 gene encoding mitogen-activated protein kinase p38b-like isoform X2, with product MRTGFYKIDLNKTEWEVPDSYQMLSPVGSGAYGQVCSAVDSRTENKVAIKKLARPFQSAIHAKRTYRELRLLKHMNHENVIGLLDVFTPASSLADFQDVYMVTHLMGADLNNIVKTQKLSDDHVQFLVYQILRGLKYIHSAGIIHRDLKPSNIAVNEDCELKILDFGLARPTETEMTGYVATRWYRAPEIMLNWMRYSQTVDIWSVGCIMAELLTSRTLFPGTDHIDQLTRILWLCGKPDDEFLSKISSEEARNYIRSLPPMKRKDFKQVFKGASPLAIDLLEKTLELDADKRINAEEALAHPYLAQYADPSDEPVSHPYDQSFEDMDLTVEEWKELVYKEVISFAEIIAVAGSEKLIDTE from the exons ATGAGAACTGGATTCTACAAGATTGATTTGAACAAAACAGAATGGGAAGTCCCAGACAGCTATCAAATGTTATCACCTGTAGGCTCAGGTGCTTATGGACAAGTGTG CTCGGCAGTTGATTCTAGAACAGAGAACAAAGTAGCAATTAAAAAACTTGCCCGTCCCTTTCAGTCAGCCATTCATGCTAAAAGGACTTATAGAGAATTAAGGCTATTAAAGCACATGAATCATGAGAACGTTATTGGACTCCTAGATGTTTTTACTCCTGCTTCCTCTTTGGCTGATTTTCAG GATGTTTACATGGTAACTCATTTGATGGGTGCAGACCTAAACAACATAGTTAAAACCCAAAAACTCTCAGATGACCATGTGCAATTCTTGGTGTATCAAATCTTGCGTGGATTAAAGTACATTCATTCTGCCGGAATTATACATAGA GATTTGAAGCCTTCTAATATTGCAGTCAATGAAGACTGTGAGctcaaaattttagattttggTTTAGCTCGTCCGACCGAAACAGAAATGACGGGTTATGTGGCTACGCGCTG gtatCGAGCTCCCGAAATCATGCTAAATTGGATGCGATATTCTCAAACAGTTGATATTTGGTCCGTTGGATGCATCATGGCCGAGCTACTTACATCGAGAACCCTTTTCCCGGGAACTGACC ACATCGACCAGTTAACTCGCATCCTCTGGCTGTGTGGCAAACCCGACGACGAGTTTCTTTCCAAAATCTCTAGTGAGGAA GCAAGAAACTACATACGTTCACTTCCGCCGATGAAAAGAAAGGATTTTAAACAAGTGTTTAAAGGCGCAAGCCCTTTGG CCATCGATTTATTGGAGAAAACGCTTGAACTTGATGCAGACAAGCGAATCAACGCCGAAGAAGCTTTGGCTCATCCGTATTTAGCGCAATACGCCGATCCAAGCGACGAACCCGTATCCCACCCCTACGACCAGTCCTTTGAAGACATGGACCTTACTGTGGAGGAATGGAAAG AACTTGTCTACAAGGAAGTCATAAGCTTTGCCGAAATAATAGCAGTAGCTGGTTCCGAAAAACTGATCGACACCGAGTGA
- the LOC130699095 gene encoding mitogen-activated protein kinase p38b-like isoform X1, which translates to MRTGFYKIDLNKTEWEVPDSYQMLSPVGSGAYGQVCSAVDSRTENKVAIKKLARPFQSAIHAKRTYRELRLLKHMNHENVIGLLDVFTPASSLADFQDVYMVTHLMGADLNNIVKTQKLSDDHVQFLVYQILRGLKYIHSAGIIHRDLKPSNIAVNEDCELKILDFGLARPTETEMTGYVATRWYRAPEIMLNWMRYSQTVDIWSVGCIMAELLTSRTLFPGTDHIQQLNLIMELLGKPSEEFMDKISSDSARNYIRSLPPMKRKDFKQVFKGASPLAIDLLEKTLELDADKRINAEEALAHPYLAQYADPSDEPVSHPYDQSFEDMDLTVEEWKELVYKEVISFAEIIAVAGSEKLIDTE; encoded by the exons ATGAGAACTGGATTCTACAAGATTGATTTGAACAAAACAGAATGGGAAGTCCCAGACAGCTATCAAATGTTATCACCTGTAGGCTCAGGTGCTTATGGACAAGTGTG CTCGGCAGTTGATTCTAGAACAGAGAACAAAGTAGCAATTAAAAAACTTGCCCGTCCCTTTCAGTCAGCCATTCATGCTAAAAGGACTTATAGAGAATTAAGGCTATTAAAGCACATGAATCATGAGAACGTTATTGGACTCCTAGATGTTTTTACTCCTGCTTCCTCTTTGGCTGATTTTCAG GATGTTTACATGGTAACTCATTTGATGGGTGCAGACCTAAACAACATAGTTAAAACCCAAAAACTCTCAGATGACCATGTGCAATTCTTGGTGTATCAAATCTTGCGTGGATTAAAGTACATTCATTCTGCCGGAATTATACATAGA GATTTGAAGCCTTCTAATATTGCAGTCAATGAAGACTGTGAGctcaaaattttagattttggTTTAGCTCGTCCGACCGAAACAGAAATGACGGGTTATGTGGCTACGCGCTG gtatCGAGCTCCCGAAATCATGCTAAATTGGATGCGATATTCTCAAACAGTTGATATTTGGTCCGTTGGATGCATCATGGCCGAGCTACTTACATCGAGAACCCTTTTCCCGGGAACTGACC ACATACAACAACTGAACCTAATCATGGAACTTTTGGGTAAACCATCAGAAGAGTTTATGGACAAAATCAGCAGTGATTCG GCAAGAAACTACATACGTTCACTTCCGCCGATGAAAAGAAAGGATTTTAAACAAGTGTTTAAAGGCGCAAGCCCTTTGG CCATCGATTTATTGGAGAAAACGCTTGAACTTGATGCAGACAAGCGAATCAACGCCGAAGAAGCTTTGGCTCATCCGTATTTAGCGCAATACGCCGATCCAAGCGACGAACCCGTATCCCACCCCTACGACCAGTCCTTTGAAGACATGGACCTTACTGTGGAGGAATGGAAAG AACTTGTCTACAAGGAAGTCATAAGCTTTGCCGAAATAATAGCAGTAGCTGGTTCCGAAAAACTGATCGACACCGAGTGA
- the LOC130699095 gene encoding mitogen-activated protein kinase 14-like isoform X3, whose protein sequence is MRTGFYKIDLNKTEWEVPDSYQMLSPVGSGAYGQVCSAVDSRTENKVAIKKLARPFQSAIHAKRTYRELRLLKHMNHENVIGLLDVFTPASSLADFQDVYMVTHLMGADLNNIVKTQKLSDDHVQFLVYQILRGLKYIHSAGIIHRDLKPSNIAVNEDCELKILDFGLARPTETEMTGYVATRWYRAPEIMLNWMRYSQTVDIWSVGCIMAELLTSRTLFPGTDHIDQLMRIMALTGTPSADLLVKLGSDEARNYIRSLPPMKRKDFKQVFKGASPLAIDLLEKTLELDADKRINAEEALAHPYLAQYADPSDEPVSHPYDQSFEDMDLTVEEWKELVYKEVISFAEIIAVAGSEKLIDTE, encoded by the exons ATGAGAACTGGATTCTACAAGATTGATTTGAACAAAACAGAATGGGAAGTCCCAGACAGCTATCAAATGTTATCACCTGTAGGCTCAGGTGCTTATGGACAAGTGTG CTCGGCAGTTGATTCTAGAACAGAGAACAAAGTAGCAATTAAAAAACTTGCCCGTCCCTTTCAGTCAGCCATTCATGCTAAAAGGACTTATAGAGAATTAAGGCTATTAAAGCACATGAATCATGAGAACGTTATTGGACTCCTAGATGTTTTTACTCCTGCTTCCTCTTTGGCTGATTTTCAG GATGTTTACATGGTAACTCATTTGATGGGTGCAGACCTAAACAACATAGTTAAAACCCAAAAACTCTCAGATGACCATGTGCAATTCTTGGTGTATCAAATCTTGCGTGGATTAAAGTACATTCATTCTGCCGGAATTATACATAGA GATTTGAAGCCTTCTAATATTGCAGTCAATGAAGACTGTGAGctcaaaattttagattttggTTTAGCTCGTCCGACCGAAACAGAAATGACGGGTTATGTGGCTACGCGCTG gtatCGAGCTCCCGAAATCATGCTAAATTGGATGCGATATTCTCAAACAGTTGATATTTGGTCCGTTGGATGCATCATGGCCGAGCTACTTACATCGAGAACCCTTTTCCCGGGAACTGACC ACATCGATCAACTGATGCGTATCATGGCACTAACGGGGACGCCAAGTGCTGATCTTTTGGTCAAACTGGGCAGCGACGAG GCAAGAAACTACATACGTTCACTTCCGCCGATGAAAAGAAAGGATTTTAAACAAGTGTTTAAAGGCGCAAGCCCTTTGG CCATCGATTTATTGGAGAAAACGCTTGAACTTGATGCAGACAAGCGAATCAACGCCGAAGAAGCTTTGGCTCATCCGTATTTAGCGCAATACGCCGATCCAAGCGACGAACCCGTATCCCACCCCTACGACCAGTCCTTTGAAGACATGGACCTTACTGTGGAGGAATGGAAAG AACTTGTCTACAAGGAAGTCATAAGCTTTGCCGAAATAATAGCAGTAGCTGGTTCCGAAAAACTGATCGACACCGAGTGA
- the LOC130699095 gene encoding mitogen-activated protein kinase p38b-like isoform X4, protein MRTGFYKIDLNKTEWEVPDSYQMLSPVGSGAYGQVCSAVDSRTENKVAIKKLARPFQSAIHAKRTYRELRLLKHMNHENVIGLLDVFTPASSLADFQDVYMVTHLMGADLNNIVKTQKLSDDHVQFLVYQILRGLKYIHSAGIIHRDLKPSNIAVNEDCELKILDFGLARPTETEMTGYVATRWYRAPEIMLNWMRYSQTVDIWSVGCIMAELLTSRTLFPGTDHIDQLTRILWLCGKPDDEFLSKISSEEVSRKAIFYSVVFFSFSCLQALHMGDFLFGKKLHTFTSADEKKGF, encoded by the exons ATGAGAACTGGATTCTACAAGATTGATTTGAACAAAACAGAATGGGAAGTCCCAGACAGCTATCAAATGTTATCACCTGTAGGCTCAGGTGCTTATGGACAAGTGTG CTCGGCAGTTGATTCTAGAACAGAGAACAAAGTAGCAATTAAAAAACTTGCCCGTCCCTTTCAGTCAGCCATTCATGCTAAAAGGACTTATAGAGAATTAAGGCTATTAAAGCACATGAATCATGAGAACGTTATTGGACTCCTAGATGTTTTTACTCCTGCTTCCTCTTTGGCTGATTTTCAG GATGTTTACATGGTAACTCATTTGATGGGTGCAGACCTAAACAACATAGTTAAAACCCAAAAACTCTCAGATGACCATGTGCAATTCTTGGTGTATCAAATCTTGCGTGGATTAAAGTACATTCATTCTGCCGGAATTATACATAGA GATTTGAAGCCTTCTAATATTGCAGTCAATGAAGACTGTGAGctcaaaattttagattttggTTTAGCTCGTCCGACCGAAACAGAAATGACGGGTTATGTGGCTACGCGCTG gtatCGAGCTCCCGAAATCATGCTAAATTGGATGCGATATTCTCAAACAGTTGATATTTGGTCCGTTGGATGCATCATGGCCGAGCTACTTACATCGAGAACCCTTTTCCCGGGAACTGACC ACATCGACCAGTTAACTCGCATCCTCTGGCTGTGTGGCAAACCCGACGACGAGTTTCTTTCCAAAATCTCTAGTGAGGAAGTAAGTCGGAAAGCCATTTTCTACtccgtcgttttcttttcattttcatgccTTCAGGCGTTACACATGGgagattttcttttcg GCAAGAAACTACATACGTTCACTTCCGCCGATGAAAAGAAAGGATTTTAA
- the LOC130696266 gene encoding NF-kappa-B inhibitor-like protein 1, producing the protein MTPKIKKRFDRLVMCVRLNDIQRLEHYIKRKKYAKMHLDETRINKRRETLLHLACRLGKHEIVKFLLNNLIGDPTSMDYKGNTPLHVALKAIMKIDEKNLYIAAYRKMILANLKEMSVSLTQTNLNGQTAKDLLDLADSVYQYHLGGSEKKEEYSQQKNEQEWERKLAAELDYEYENHWGKYEKDFLQEDTDETESYDSWATRMIFEHKQKNSARKFSIPSQAQSNHKSSWTEEDQKKFLKDEETRRQLQKTSRTADRRFLFLSKLSMLIKTENPIEISDLPFQLTDTVESIGQVILLHVKESEDADAKRKALRELQRLWHPDKFSQKFSTRLKEEIRESVLRKVTEISQYLNAFNCGTEANNSR; encoded by the exons ATGACGCcgaaaatcaaaaagagatttgatAGGCTCGTTATGTGTGTTAGGTTGAATGACATTCAACGGCTAGAACACTACATAAAGCGAAAGAAATACGCAAAAATGCATCTGGACGAGACCAGGATCAACAAAAGGAGAGAAACATTGTTACATTTAGCTTGCAGATTGGGCAAACatgaaattgttaaattcTTGCTGAACAACTTGATTGGAGATCCAACTTCCATGGATTACAAAGGAAACACACCACTTCATGTCGCATTAAAGGCTATTATgaaaattgatgaaaaaaatctATATATAGCAG cttACAGAAAAATGATACTTGCAAATCTTAAGGAAATGTCTGTGTCACTAACTCAAACTAATCTGAACGGCCAAACAGCAAAAGATCTTTTGGACCTTGCCGATTCAGTTTACCAATATCATTTAGGAGGAagtgaaaaaaaggaggagtattcccaacaaaaaaatgagcaaGAATGGGAACGAAAACTTGCAGCAGAATTAGACTATGAATATGAAAATCATTGgggaaaatatgaaaaagacTTTCTTCAAGAGGACACAGATGAAACAGAATCTTATGACTCCTGGGCTACACGAATGATTTTTGAGCATAAACAGAAAAACTCAGCTCGAAAATTTTCTATTCCATCACAAGCACAATCAAACCATAAGTCGTCGTGGACTGAAGAAGATcagaagaaatttttgaaggatgaagaaacaagaagacaaCTGCAAAAAACTTCTAGGACAGCCGACAGAagatttctatttctttctaaACTTAGTATGCTGATTAAGACGGAAAATCCGATTGAAATATCAGACCTCCCGTTTCAGCTCACTGACACTGTTGAATCAATTGGACAAGTAATATTGTTACACGTTAAGGAATCAGAAGATGCTGATGCTAAAAGAAAGGCTTTACGTGAACTGCAGCGCCTGTGGCATCCTGATAAGTTTTCGCAGAAGTTTAGTACGCggttaaaagaagaaattcgtGAAAGTGTTTTGAGAAAGGTTACAGAAATCTCGCAGTATTTAAATGCATTTAATTGTGGTACTGAAGCAAATAATAGTAGATAG
- the LOC130694816 gene encoding aryl hydrocarbon receptor nuclear translocator homolog isoform X1, with protein MDVHLAGLHQLSGSDCRQKRRPDSLGSDDEGSTSKFGRMEDDNMQDKERFARENHCEIERRRRNKMTAYITELSDMVPTCSALARKPDKLTILRMAVAHMKALRGTGNTSADGTYKPSFLTDQELKHLILEAADGFLFVSACDTGRLIYVSDSVTPVLHQGQSDWFGSCLYDHLHPDDVEKVREQLSTQEPPNAGRILDLKTGTVKKEGHQSSMRLCMGSRRGFICRMRLGQVSPDPLTSPPGPLHRLRQRSALGPSRDGHHYAVVHCTGYIKNWPPSGVPMDRGVDDDSHSGSHCCLVAIGRLQVTSTPNTSDLVGSNSAAEFISRHSADGKFTFVDQRALNLLGYSPPELLGKICFDFFHPEDVSHMKESFEQVLKLKGQVMSVMYRFRSKTRDWVWLRTSAFAFLNPYTDEVEYIVCTNTSAKSLHHTGDTSVSGEVAGTVVDSAAVGAASSGLVAAYGHTSQDYGRNAREVYHAQSLSESQGRPNSNQTMYNPSAATSSQYETTSAQSVEGPSNSVLNRLPSGGGTKQTPSPTASAGSGAWSTHATAPGYSAYEGISPSRSPGGSSGPTYTQLGSSAATGRAGYHQSSGLWHWQSPVVPPAEPSPNNGGPTGPGGSGGGVGVPTTSSASHPPQGSELVTDMLQMLDHSGASGFEDLNMFSSNFE; from the exons atGGACGTCCATCTAGCAGGTCTTCATCAACTGTCTG GATCAGACTGTCGGCAAAAAAGGCGACCCGATTCTCTTGG TTCGGACGACGAAGGTAGTACCAGCAAATTCGGCAGAATGGAGGACGACAATATGCAAGACAAAGAACGTTTTGCCAG GGAGAACCATTGCGAAATAGAGCGCCGCCGGCGCAACAAAATGACGGCTTATATCACGGAGTTATCGGATATGGTTCCCACTTGCTCCGCCTTGGCCCGCAAACCAGATAAGCTGACTATTCTTCGGATGGCTGTAGCGCACATGAAAGCTCTACGAG GGACTGGTAATACCAGCGCGGACGGAACTTATAAGCCATCCTTTCTCACGGATCAAGAATTGAAACACTTGATTCTGGAAGCAGCCGATGGCTTTCTCTTTGTTTCGGCTTGCGACACTGGTCGCTTGATCTACGTTTCCGATAGCGTGACTCCCGTTCTCCACCAGGGACAAAGTGATTGGTTCGGATCTTGTCTGTACGACCACTTACATCCTGATGACGTTGAGAAGGTTCGTGAGCAGCTATCAACTCAAGAACCACCCAACGCCGGTCGTATTCTTGATTTGAAAACCGGAACGGTCAAGAAAGAAGGACACCAAt CATCTATGCGATTATGCATGGGCTCCCGACGAGGATTTATCTGCAGAATGAGACTAGGACAGGTCTCGCCAGATCCACTTACGTCTCCTCCAG GTCCTCTGCATCGACTACGTCAGCGCTCTGCCTTAGGTCCTTCCCGTGATGGTCATCACTATGCCGTTGTCCATTGTACGGGGTACATTAAGAACTGGCCACCAAGTGGCGTGCCGATGGATCGAGGAGTCGATGACGATTCCCATTCTGGATCTCATTGCTGCCTAGTAGCCATTGGTCGGCTTCAGGTTACCTCTACACCAAATACATCGGACCTAGTTGGATCCAACTCCGCTGCAG AGTTTATATCGCGTCATTCAGCCGATGGAAAATTCACTTTTGTTGACCAACGAGCACTCAATTTGCTTGGCTACTCACCACCAGAGTTGCTGGGCAAAATATGCTTCGATTTTTTCCACCCTGAAGATGTCAGCCATATGAAAGAAAGTTTCGAGCAAGTTCTCAAACTAAAAGGTCAGGTCATGTCGGTCATGTATCGTTTCCGATCCAAAACTCGTGACTGGGTTTGGTTGCGAACATCAGCCTTTGCTTTCTTGAATCCTTACACTGATGAAGTCGAATATATCGTCTGCACCAACACTTCGGCCAA ATCTTTGCACCATACAGGTGATACATCAGTTTCTGGAGAGGTTGCAGGAACGGTAGTTGATTCTGCGGCTGTTGGGGCAGCGAGCAGTGGACTAGTGGCTGCTTATGGTCATACCAGCCAAGATTACGGAAGAAATGCTCGTGAAGTTTATCATGCGCAGTCGCTATCTGAAAGCCAAGGTCGACCGAATAGCAACCAGACTATGTACAATCCTTCGGCTGCTACCTCGTCTCAGTACGAGACAACTTCAGCGCAGTCTGTCGAGGGTCCCTCCAACTCTGTCCTGAACAGGTTACCCTCAGGCGGAGGCACGAAACAAACACCTAGCCCTACTGCCTCGGCAGG aaGTGGAGCCTGGTCTACCCACGCCACTGCCCCGGGCTATTCTGCTTATGAAGGAATAAGCCCATCGCGATCTCCAG GAGGAAGTTCTGGGCCAACGTACACGCAGCTAGGGAGCTCGGCGGCAACCGGTCGAGCAGGATACCATCAGAGTTCAG GACTGTGGCACTGGCAGTCGCCTGTTGTTCCACCTGCTGAACCTAGCCCTAACAACGGAGGCCCAACGGGTCCAGGAGGTTCAGGTGGTGGAGTTGGTGTGCCGACTACTTCTTCGGCAAGTCACCCGCCTCAAGGATCTGAGCTAGTGACAGATATGCTTCAGATGCTTGATCACTCTGGGGCGTCAGGTTTCGAAGATCTGAATATGTTCTCGTCTAACTTCGAGTAA
- the LOC130694816 gene encoding aryl hydrocarbon receptor nuclear translocator homolog isoform X2, whose product MEDDNMQDKERFARENHCEIERRRRNKMTAYITELSDMVPTCSALARKPDKLTILRMAVAHMKALRGTGNTSADGTYKPSFLTDQELKHLILEAADGFLFVSACDTGRLIYVSDSVTPVLHQGQSDWFGSCLYDHLHPDDVEKVREQLSTQEPPNAGRILDLKTGTVKKEGHQSSMRLCMGSRRGFICRMRLGQVSPDPLTSPPGPLHRLRQRSALGPSRDGHHYAVVHCTGYIKNWPPSGVPMDRGVDDDSHSGSHCCLVAIGRLQVTSTPNTSDLVGSNSAAEFISRHSADGKFTFVDQRALNLLGYSPPELLGKICFDFFHPEDVSHMKESFEQVLKLKGQVMSVMYRFRSKTRDWVWLRTSAFAFLNPYTDEVEYIVCTNTSAKSLHHTGDTSVSGEVAGTVVDSAAVGAASSGLVAAYGHTSQDYGRNAREVYHAQSLSESQGRPNSNQTMYNPSAATSSQYETTSAQSVEGPSNSVLNRLPSGGGTKQTPSPTASAGSGAWSTHATAPGYSAYEGISPSRSPGGSSGPTYTQLGSSAATGRAGYHQSSGLWHWQSPVVPPAEPSPNNGGPTGPGGSGGGVGVPTTSSASHPPQGSELVTDMLQMLDHSGASGFEDLNMFSSNFE is encoded by the exons ATGGAGGACGACAATATGCAAGACAAAGAACGTTTTGCCAG GGAGAACCATTGCGAAATAGAGCGCCGCCGGCGCAACAAAATGACGGCTTATATCACGGAGTTATCGGATATGGTTCCCACTTGCTCCGCCTTGGCCCGCAAACCAGATAAGCTGACTATTCTTCGGATGGCTGTAGCGCACATGAAAGCTCTACGAG GGACTGGTAATACCAGCGCGGACGGAACTTATAAGCCATCCTTTCTCACGGATCAAGAATTGAAACACTTGATTCTGGAAGCAGCCGATGGCTTTCTCTTTGTTTCGGCTTGCGACACTGGTCGCTTGATCTACGTTTCCGATAGCGTGACTCCCGTTCTCCACCAGGGACAAAGTGATTGGTTCGGATCTTGTCTGTACGACCACTTACATCCTGATGACGTTGAGAAGGTTCGTGAGCAGCTATCAACTCAAGAACCACCCAACGCCGGTCGTATTCTTGATTTGAAAACCGGAACGGTCAAGAAAGAAGGACACCAAt CATCTATGCGATTATGCATGGGCTCCCGACGAGGATTTATCTGCAGAATGAGACTAGGACAGGTCTCGCCAGATCCACTTACGTCTCCTCCAG GTCCTCTGCATCGACTACGTCAGCGCTCTGCCTTAGGTCCTTCCCGTGATGGTCATCACTATGCCGTTGTCCATTGTACGGGGTACATTAAGAACTGGCCACCAAGTGGCGTGCCGATGGATCGAGGAGTCGATGACGATTCCCATTCTGGATCTCATTGCTGCCTAGTAGCCATTGGTCGGCTTCAGGTTACCTCTACACCAAATACATCGGACCTAGTTGGATCCAACTCCGCTGCAG AGTTTATATCGCGTCATTCAGCCGATGGAAAATTCACTTTTGTTGACCAACGAGCACTCAATTTGCTTGGCTACTCACCACCAGAGTTGCTGGGCAAAATATGCTTCGATTTTTTCCACCCTGAAGATGTCAGCCATATGAAAGAAAGTTTCGAGCAAGTTCTCAAACTAAAAGGTCAGGTCATGTCGGTCATGTATCGTTTCCGATCCAAAACTCGTGACTGGGTTTGGTTGCGAACATCAGCCTTTGCTTTCTTGAATCCTTACACTGATGAAGTCGAATATATCGTCTGCACCAACACTTCGGCCAA ATCTTTGCACCATACAGGTGATACATCAGTTTCTGGAGAGGTTGCAGGAACGGTAGTTGATTCTGCGGCTGTTGGGGCAGCGAGCAGTGGACTAGTGGCTGCTTATGGTCATACCAGCCAAGATTACGGAAGAAATGCTCGTGAAGTTTATCATGCGCAGTCGCTATCTGAAAGCCAAGGTCGACCGAATAGCAACCAGACTATGTACAATCCTTCGGCTGCTACCTCGTCTCAGTACGAGACAACTTCAGCGCAGTCTGTCGAGGGTCCCTCCAACTCTGTCCTGAACAGGTTACCCTCAGGCGGAGGCACGAAACAAACACCTAGCCCTACTGCCTCGGCAGG aaGTGGAGCCTGGTCTACCCACGCCACTGCCCCGGGCTATTCTGCTTATGAAGGAATAAGCCCATCGCGATCTCCAG GAGGAAGTTCTGGGCCAACGTACACGCAGCTAGGGAGCTCGGCGGCAACCGGTCGAGCAGGATACCATCAGAGTTCAG GACTGTGGCACTGGCAGTCGCCTGTTGTTCCACCTGCTGAACCTAGCCCTAACAACGGAGGCCCAACGGGTCCAGGAGGTTCAGGTGGTGGAGTTGGTGTGCCGACTACTTCTTCGGCAAGTCACCCGCCTCAAGGATCTGAGCTAGTGACAGATATGCTTCAGATGCTTGATCACTCTGGGGCGTCAGGTTTCGAAGATCTGAATATGTTCTCGTCTAACTTCGAGTAA